From Hymenobacter sediminicola:
AGTGGTGGATACAGCAGCGCTTTTCTCAGTGTCGGTGCCAGTGCTACGGCAGTTGCAGCGCTGGTCAGCTGCATAATTAATGAGTGCCTCACTTTAGCTCTGCTCCCTTATCTGGAGCACGTTGACTCAGTTGCAGTATGCGTATTCTACTTCTAGAAGATGAAGAGCCCGCCGCCCGCCAGATGCTCCGGTTTCTGGAGCAGGCAGGAGTAACAGCCGAAACGCCCCCTGTATTGCGGAGTGTGGAAAAGGCGCTGGTGTGGCTGCAAACCAATTCGATGCCGGACCTCATTTTTTCCGATATCGAGTTGCTGGATGGCAACGCTTTCACGCTGTACGAGCGGTTCCGCGTGACCTGTCCTATCATCTTCACGACTGCCTACGACCAGTTTTTGCTGCCAGCTTTCCGAGGAAACGGAATTGCTTATCTGCTCAAACCTTTTAGCTACGAGCAAGTGCAGGAAGCGCTGGAAAAGTATAAAGGGTTGCGTGCTAGTCTGGCGGGTGGTGCTTCCGCGCCGGCCGCGCTCAGCATGGAAGTGGTGGAGGAGTTGCGCACTGCCTTACGCCAGAATGCGCAGCCACACTATAAGCAGCGCTTTTCCGTGAGGATGCGCAACAGTTTCTATGTGCTGCAGACCCACGACATAGCGTATGTACAGGCCGATGAAGGTGTGACGTTTGCCGTGGATGCGGCCGGTACGCGGTACCCGCTCAGCGGTACACTGACGGAACTGGAACGCCAGTTAGATCCGGCGTGCTTTGGCCGTCTAAACCGCTCGGAGTTGGTGAACATAGCTTTTGTGGAGCGAGTGGAGCCGTACTTCAACAACCGCTTGGTGGTAAAGCTTAGGACCGGTGGTGCTACTCTCACCACCAGCGCAGCCCAGACTCCTGAGTTCCGGCGCTGGCTGGAAGGGTAGGAGCTACGGAAGCTGGCCAATACTCCGGCAGCTTCCGTTGGCCTAGCCTAGTTAGCGGCTGGAGTATCAGGGGCAGGGGCTGAAAGGTCGGGGCTAATTTTTACCTTGCGGCGCAATGGCCAGCACCGGCCATTACCCGTACCTGACAACTGTTCAACCCCATATTCTTCCTCATGAGCATTATCACCGAAATTCACGCCCGTCAGATTTTTGATTCGCGCGGCAACCCGACCGTGGAAGTGGACGTGACTACTGATAGCGGCACGGTAGGCCGCGCCGCCGTGCCTTCGGGCGCCAGCACCGGCAAGCACGAAGCCGTGGAACTGCGCGACGACGACAAGAGCAAGTACATGGGCAAAGGCGTGCTGCAAGCCGTTGAGAATGTAAACAGCAAAATTGCCGAAGAACTGATTGGCTTTTCAGTGTTCGAGCAGGGCTTGCTCGATAAAATCATGCTGGAGCTGGATGGCACGCCGAACAAAGCCAACCTGGGTGCCAATGCAATTCTAGGGGCTTCGCTGGCCATTGCCCGCGCCGCTGCACAGGAAGCTGGTATGCCACTGTACCGCTACGTAGGCGGCGTAAATGCCACTACGCTGCCCGTGCCGATGATGAACATCCTGAATGGTGGCTCGCACGCCGATAACAGCATCGACTTCCAGGAATTCATGATTATGCCCGTGGGCGCTCCTTCGTTCTCGGAGGCGCTGCGCTGGGGTACAGAAATCTTCCATCACCTCAAAAACGTGCTCAAAAAGCAGGGTTTCAGCACCAACGTAGGGGATGAAGGCGGTTTTGCTCCAAATATCAAATCCAACGAAGACGCCATCAAGATTGTGTTGCAGGCCATTGAAACGGCTGGCTACAAGCCCGGCGACGACGTGATGATTGCCATGGACGCGGCGGCTTCGGAGTTCTACTCCGATGGCCACTACCACTTCAAGAAGAGCACCGGCGACAAGCTGACTTCTTCGGAAATGGTGAGCTACTGGACTGACTGGACCAAGAAGTATCCCATCATCAGCATCGAGGATGGCATGGATGAGGACGACTGGAGCGGCTGGAAAAACCTCACTAACAGCATCGGCAGCACCACCCAACTGGTAGGCGACGACCTATTTGTGACCAACGTAAACCGCCTGCAGCGCGGCATCGATGAGCAGATTGCCAACGCCATCCTCATCAAGGTAAACCAGATTGGCACGCTCACCGAAACCATTGATGCCATCAACCTAGGCCGCCGCAACGGCTACAAGAGCATCATGAGTCACCGCTCGGGCGAAACCGAAGACAACACCATTGCCGACCTGGCCGTGGCCCTGAACACCGGCCAGATCAAGACCGGTTCGGCGTCGCGCTCCGACCGGATGGCTAAGTACAACCAGTTGCTTCGTATCGAGGAAGAGCTGGGAGAAGTAGCGTACTTCCCCGGCCGTAAGATGTAGGCATTTACTGCCCCTGTGTTATCAAAAAGCCCGTCCAAATTATCCTGGGCGGGCTTTTTGGCGCGGTGCTACCCGCACCCAGCAGCTAATGGGAAGCTGAAAAAGGCATCAATGATTTCTGGTTGCTCAATAAAATTTTGTCAGATCTTTGCCACGTGTTTGGCAGTTGTTTATTGATGTTACCCATGAAGAAATTACTACTCTTGTGCTGGCTGCTGGTCGGGCTCGTTGTTTCATTGAAGGCTCAGACCAGACCCGATTTGATAGTTGTCGCACCATTTTCCTTGCCCACTGTTGTGCAGGCCGGGGGTACTTATTCAATGTCGGCACATATCCGCGTCAACGGAAATCCGGGTGCAGGCGCACAGTTCAACTGCGTTGGCTACTATCTGTCTACTAACTCTACCTGGGATGCTACTGATGCCTATCTGGGCAGTAGTTGCCAGAGTCTGCTGATGGCCGGCCAGTCTGGGCCCACGTCTATAACGGCTATCATTCCTGCCCTGACGAGCCCCGGTGGCTACTATCTGGTACTTGTGGCCGATCCTCTGAATGCCGAGCTGGAATCAGATGAGACCAACAATGTGGTGACGTTTCCGGTACAGGTAGCTGCGGGAAGCCCGGCGTTACCGGACCTGGAATTGTGGCGGCCTTCTATTTCCTTCAGTACTGTGCCGGCCGGCGGTAATACAGGTGCCTTTTCTTTCATTTTTAACCGGGGTGCTGGTGCTGCCAGTGCATATGAAGTAGGCTTTTATTTGTCGGCAGACACTGTGTTTTCGGCGAGTACGGATGTATTTATGGGGCAGATTACGGGCGGTAGCCTACCTGGGGCCCTCAATGGGTCAACGGGTGCTGGTACAATCTTTTCAGCCCCTTTGCTGGCTGTACCTGCCACTACGGTGCCCGGCAACTATTATCTGCTGCTGGTTATAGACCCACGCAACCAGATAGCCGAATCGAACGAGAATAATAACTCACGTGCTCTGCGCCTGATAGTGGCCGGCGCTTTGTCTGCTACGGCTGCTACGTCGTCCGATGATGCCTTACTGATATATCCTAATCCTGTAGCCCGAGGCAATAGCTTAATAATCCATACCGGAGCAGCCGGACAGGCAGCTAAGCTGACGCTGGTTGATGCTATGGGACGAGCAGTAGTGCAGCAAACGCTACGACCGACTCAAACCGAAACCTCTATCGACACCCAAAACCTGCCGGCTGGCATCTATCTGGTGCGGATGACTGTAGCAGGCGCAGAGGTTACACGCCGCGTCCTCATAAATTAAGTCGAAGCCTAAAACGGTACTTCACCTTTGAGTGAACGGCTTACGGTAGAGACCTGCCAACGGCTGCCAAAAACAGCGTCATTCATTGAGCTACATTCTTATCTTTGGCTATGCAACTCACTGACCTAACCGCCCGTGTGCCACGCTTTCTGCGCAGCTTCTATTTCTACACCGGCATGGGATTTCTGGTCTGGATGTTCCTCTTCGACGCCAACGACTTCGTGAAGCAGTACGATATGTACGCTAAGTGGCAGGAGCTGCAAACCGAGAAACAATACTACCTCGACAACATTGAGGTGGTGAAGCGTGAGCGAGCCGAGTTGCTCAGCAGCCCCGAACTATTGGAGAAGTTTGCCCGCGAAAAATACATCATGAAGCGCCCCGGCGAAGATGTTTTCGTGCTGGTACCACAGCAGGAAAACTAAGGATACTTCGTGGCTGCACCCACTGTGGCGTCAGATTTGCCGTAAGCAGATCATGCCGCAATTCCACCCCCATTGGCTTCGTTCCCCTTCCGGTTTGAGTGTAGCTCGTCGGCTGGTACTAGTCTGCCTTCTGCTCTGCCTACCGTTATCCGGAGCTTTTGCCCAGAAATCACCTTCGCAAGTACAGGTGGCACGCCAGTTTCTGTTGGCGGTGCTGGCCGGCAACTATCCGGCTGCCTATGCACTTTTGGCTCCCGAAGTAAGCGCTGCCGTACCGCTGGCACAGTTTCAAGCGGCAGCGCAGCCGTTGCAGCAGCAGGGCCTACAGCGCCAGCGTACCATCGACCTGTACAAGCTGGGTTACCGCATCAGTGACAACACTACAACCCGCTCTTTCGTGGCCTTTATGTTCCGGAGCGACACGCTGCTACCGCGCCCACAGGTGCAGCTTGATGTAACGTTCCGCGACAGTACGGCTCGGCAGGTTCTCAGCTTTGGGCTGGTTCCGGCCCCGCAATCGGTGAAATAGAAGGCTACTGTACCCTCAAGCCTGTTTCTGCAGGCTGCTGGTAAAAGGCTAAGTAGGCCAGGAAATTTTGCCCATGCTGACGGCCGGTACCCGCTGCCTGCCTGCTCCAATACTGATGGGCTGTCCCGCCACGGCTTCGTTGGCCAGCACGGCAAACAGTATGGCCTCTTTAGCGTCGGGCAGTATGCCCAATACATCTGTAGTAGCGAAGCGGCAGGCTGGCAGATGGCGCGCCAAAGCAGCCCGCAGCACAGTGTTATGCGCGCCGCCACCGCTGGTGTACACGGCCAGGGCCGGCTGAGGCCCGAATACTTGCTGTGCTGCCCGCGCTACTCCAATGGCACTTAGTTCGGCCAGAGTAGCCAGTAGATCTTCAATGCCCAGCGCCTGAGTGCCAGTGTATTCCTGTGCTTGCCGTAGATAAGTGGCGCCAAACAGTTCAGGCCCGGTGGTTTTGGGCAAGGGGGCCGCAAAAAACGGATGCTCTAGCAGCGCAGCTAATAGTGCGCTGTGTATAGTTCCGGCTGCTGCCAGACGGCCATCCTCATCGTAAGCAAGGTTTGGATAGTGGGCGCGCACCGTAGCATCCAATAGCGTGTTGCCGGGGCCAGTGTCGGTGCTGAAAGCAGTGCTGCTGTCTTGGCCGGTGCGGGGCAAGTAGGTGAAGTTGGCAATACCGCCCAGGTTGAGCAGCAGCCGCTCCTCTTCAGCACTGCTGAGGAGCAGGTAGTCGCCGTAGGCAGCTAGCGGAGCACCTTCTCCGCCGGCTGCAATATGCTTTTGCCGAAAGTCGCTGAGAGTGATAATACCGGTGCGTACGGCCAGTTGGTCGCCGTCGCCAAGCTGCAGAGTGGCATCCTGCCCCAGAAAATCAGGGTGCTGATGCTGATGTGCCGGCGCATGGTAAACGGTTTGGCCATGGCTAGCCAGCAGATCTACTTCGGAGGGCTCTACTCGCCACTGGCGCAAACAATCCAGAACCATATCGGCGTGCAAACGGCCCAGCCACGGATTCAACAGGGTCAGGTACTCCAAACTGACCTGTCCTGTTCCGCCCCCCGCAAACACCTGTCGGACGCGGCGCCGAACATCCTCATCGTACGGCACCGTTGCAAACTGCTCCAGTTCCAGCCGAGTGGCTGGCCCGTGCCCGTATAGCCGGCACAGCACCACGTCCAAGCCGTCCAGTGAGGTACCCGACATCAAGCCGATAATGCGGCGACTAGGCTGCTGGGCAATATGATGTAGGCGAGCAAGTGCTGGATTCATGTTATTTGTGCCGTTTACAACTACTGCAGAGTGGATTATCAAGCCAAAAACGTTTTTTGTACCGTTTATTACTACAGGCTCGGCAATGGCAGCGGGGAATTAACTACCGTAAATAAAGCAAAAATGCCCTACCACGCGTTGGTAGGGCATTTCGGAAGGTATTGTGCGAAGTGCTCAACGGCTACAGAGTAAGCCAACGTGACTACTCGATTTTTTTGCCGGTCATGGCCTGCTTGATGGAGATGTTCATTACCCGTTCGGCGTAAGGGCTGGTCAGGGCCTCCAGTTCATCTACCGCCTTGAGGATCGTGTCTTTATCTTTCGTCTCGAGCGACTCGCGCAGGAGTTGAGTAGCCGCCGCCGTATGCGTGATTTCGTCTTCGGTGAGATGCTGGTGGTTTTTTTCCACAAAACGCTCCACCTGATAAATCATCTGCTCTGCCACGGTACGGGCCTCAATCACCATGCGTGCCGCTACGTCTTCGCGGGCGTGCGTGAGGGAATCCATCAGCATTTGCTCTACTTGCTCATCAGTAAGGCCATACTGCGGCTTTATTTCGACGGAAGTACGGGTGTTGGAGCGCAGTTCGACGGCTTCTACTTTCAAAATGCCATCGGCATTCAGAATGAAGTTTACATCGACTTTGGGAAGGCCGGCCGGCATGGCTGGGATACCGCGCAGGTCAAATTCAGCCAGTTTGCGGTTTTCCTGCACCAAGTCCCGCTCACCCTGATACACCGAGATTTTCAGGTTCACTTGCCCGTCTATACTGGTGGTGTACTGGCGGCCAGCTTTGGTCGGGATTTTGGAGTTGCGCGGGATGATGGGGTCCATCAGGCCGCCCAGGGTTTCAATGCCCAGCGTTAGGGGCGTCACGTCGAGCAGGAGCACGTCGCGGCGGTTGCCGGCCAGTATGTCGGCCTGGATGGCGGCACCAAGGGCTACCACTTCATCGGGGTTGAGCGAGTTGTTGGCGGGCTGCTGGAAAAACGCCGACACCGAATCGTATACCAGAGGCACCCGGGTGGAGCCTCCTACCAGCAGCACCGCATCAAGGTCGGCAGGAGTGAGCTTGGCATCAGCCATGGCCCGGCGGCAGGAATCTATGGTGCGTGCTACCAGAGGGTCGGCCAACTCATTGAACTTCGCCTTGCTGAGCGGGAGCAGCGTGCCCTCGAAATCGGCTTCGAAGGATTCGTTCTGGCTGAGCTGTACTTTGGCTTCCTCCGCCAGCAGGCGTAGTTGCTGCTGCGTCTCGGGGCTCTGGTACAGCAGCGTGGAGAGCTGGTATTCGGTAGCCCAGTATTCGTAGATGGCGTAGTCGAGGTCGTCGCCGCCGAGGTATGTATCGCCGTTGGTACTCAGTACCTCGAAGATGCCCTGCTGAATGCGCAGGATGCTTACGTCGAACGTGCCGCCGCCCAGATCGTACACGGCCACGGTTTTTTCCTCGTCAGGCGAAAGGCCAATGCCGTAGGCCAAAGCCGCTGCCGTCGGCTCGTTCACGATGCGCAGCACCTCTAGGCCGGCTAGGCGGCCCGCGTCGCGGGTGGCCTGCCGCTGGGAATCATTGAAGTACGCTGGCACCGTAATAACGGCTTTGTTGACGGGCGTTTTGAGGGCGTGCTCGGCGCGGGCGCGCAACTCCCGCAGAATCTCCGCCGACAGCTCGATGGGAGAATAGAACTTGTCGCCAACCCGGATTTTAACCAAGCCTTCAGAGTTGTCATCGATGACTTTGTAGCCCAGCTCGCGGGCATGCTCGCCGAGGTCCTTGTAGCTTTTGCCCAGCAGGCGCTTCACCGAATAAATGGTGTTTTCAGAGTCGGTGAGCAGGTATTGCTTGGCTTCAGTGCCGACTATCGGCGTTTCGCCGCCCTGCGGAAAATGCACCACCGATGGCACGATGGTGCCGCGCCCCTGGTCGTTGATGGCGCGGGGCTGGCGGGTATCGGGCTGAATGTAGGCTACCAGCGAATTGGTGGTGCCTAGGTCGATGCCAACGATGATTTCTTCCTGCTGTATGCTCCCCGTGGAGAGGTTAATTGCGACTTTGGCCATAGCGAAAAGGCAGCGTACCGACGAGCGGCGCGCGGTGAGCGAAACGAATGTGGAAGGGCATAACCACCCAGATCCGCAAAGGGCACAAAAGTAACGAAGAAAACCCGGCCACGGCCGCCGATAAAAGGTGTGGTTTTTTATCGGCTGCTGCTCTCTCCTGAGTACCTTGCCAGCATGCGTATGCTTGTTGGGAAAATGCGGGGCATGCTGTGGCAACTGGTAGCCGGACTACTAGTAGGGCTCGGCCTGAGCGGGTGCCACGCTTCTGCTTCCGAAACCAAGGCCTTACCGGCTGCTATAGTTTCTGCTCCTAATACCGCTCAAACCCAGTCAGGAGTAGCCGTAGTGCCCGACTCGTTGCGCCTGACACCTATAGTGCCTCTGGCCAACGTTTCGGATTCGCTGCATCAGGCTGTGCAGCAATTGCGCGCCAAACTAGGGCCTGAGGCCGCTGAGTTGCGCCTGGAGGTGCTGGAGCGGGCCTGCGTAGGCTACCTGACGCTGCGCCAGGCCCGAAAAATCAGCCAACCTGGCATCCTGGCTGTGGCCGATATGGATTTGCCTTCCTCTGAGAAGCGTTTGTGGGTACTGGATTTGCAGAAAGGCGAAGTGCTGCACCGAAGCCATGTGGCCCACGGGCGAGGCTCGGGCAAGCTACGCGCCCACCGCTTCTCCAACGTTATGAAATCGGCGTGCACAGCGCTGGGCTTCTACCGCACGCAGGACACCTATGGCGGCAAGCACGGCCTCTCGCGCCGCCTCCGCGGCCTCGACGCAGGCCAGAACGACAACGCCCTGCGCCGCTATGTGGTGCTGCACGCCGCCGACTACGTGAGCCGCCAGCACCTGCAGCGCCACGGCCAGGCCGGTTATAGCCGCGGCTGCCCCGCCCTACCCCCCGACCAGTACCGCGCCATTATCCGCACGGTGGGGGAGGGTGGCTGCCTCTACCTCAGCGGCCCCGGTTTGGAATCAAAGTGGCTGGATGCCGCCGCCGCCGCCCGGCAATTGGCAGCGCGAGGGTGGCGGTAATTCATTTTATCAAGGTATAGCAAGATGCGTACTAGGTATAAAACCAGTATCCTGTTGTTCTGTGGCACTGTCGTCGCCATCCTCATCGACTTTACATTGTTCATGCCGGCCCGCCTCGACGATGCCAGTTGGGAAGCCTATAGCGGGCGTGATTTCACTATAGTGCACGAAGACCCTCTGTCGACTGCAAAAACAAGTAGACACGGACGGTTGATACAGCTACTCCGGACCGGCCAGCAATTCACAATCCTGTACTGCCTTGGGGGGCATGTCTGGCTAAGAAATGACAGTACCCGAGAGGTAGCGCATTACACAGAGTTATAATCTTCTCAGGAAGTGCTCTGGTGATTGAAAAAAAAGAGGCTCCCTATAACAGGGAGCCTCTTTTTGTGCCTTTATGCAATAAAGTTGATAACCTACTTCACTACCACTTTGCGGCTCAGGTGCAGTTCGGGCACATTCAGCAGGTACACGCCGGCCGGAAGGGCGCGAGTTACGCGCAGGCGCTGCTCGGTGGAGCCGGGGTACAGGCGCACCGACTGCTCGTGCACCGGGCGGCCCAGCAGGTCAACCAGCCGGAGTGTAGCCATCAGTTCCTTCGGCGACTGCAGCACCACATCAATCCGGTCAGAATTGGTGGGGTTGGGGTATACCATCAGGTCGGCGCTAGCCAGAGCCGACTGCGCTGTGGCAGCCAGCGTGCTGGCTTCGCGCAGGGCAGTAGAGGTCAGCACAGCAGGAGCCGTATAGGTGGCTTTGATGAAGGCTCGCTGACCAGGATTGGCTGCTACGGAGTTTTTAGCCCGTAACGTAATCCAGCCGGTAGCGGTAGGGGTGTAGGTTCCGGTGAGGTTGCCGGTGCCGGTTCTGCTAGTCAGAATGGTGCTTGTACCACTCACCAGCTCCACCGTGAGGCTGCGGGTGGCATCCGTCGGGAACAGGGTGTAGGTAACCGCTTTGCCTGACTCCACATAAATGCGGCCCGCCGTGCGGTAAGCTGTAGAAGAAGCCGGTAGCTGCCCGCCCTGCTTCAAGGACGACGCATGTGAGTCGCCGAGGTCATCGGCCAGTTCCCATTCCTGGGTGGTGGCCATGGCGGCGCGGGTATAGTTGGTGCCGATGCCAGTAGGAGCCCATACTGAGTAGCCACGGCGGCCGCCAGTGGCTGTGCCGTTACAGGGAGGTGTATTGATAGTTACGGTCTGCGAGCCGCTTACTGTCACAGTAGCCGTGCCATTGGCGCCCGAGTAGTCCTTCAGCACTGTGCCAGGCGCGAAATCACACGAAACCGTGCTGTTCTGCCAAGTCGAGAAGTTGTCGTTGATGCCAATGAGGGCCTTGGTGCTACGCTCAATTACGAGGTGGTCGGCGGCTTGCCAGCGCACTTTGTAGGCACCATCCTTGAAACGCAGGTTTTGGTGGCACCAGATCAGGTTTTCGATGTCGGAACGCTGAGGCAGATCCGTGGCGCTGGTAGGCTGGTGGGAATACCGCTTGCCCGTGTTGCCGATGTTAAACAGGTCTTCAAAAAAAATCTGTGGCGAGCCGTCAACAGCTAGAGCGGCGGCATACGTAGCCGACAGCCGCGGATCGAATGGGTCGATGTGTGGGGCCAGTTCCGAACCCGTGTTCCAGCCGGTGTAGTTGCCGGTACTGCTCACTTGAGGTCGGAAGGTGTCGTGGTTGTTCACGAAGGGTACCGTGCGGTGCACGTACTGCCCATTGATCTGCACCACGCGTGTGCCTTGCTGGTAGCTGGGTAACGAGCCCAGATCAAAGTTGCCACCTCCGCTCACAATGCTGTATAAGCCGTTGCGCAACGAAAAATCGAAGGTGCCGGCGCGGTTCTGCACATTACTTACCCAGCCGTCCATCTGCCCCGAGGAACCTACCCATTCGCCCACGGCGTACATGGTGGCGCCGCCATTTGCCCAGCCGGAGTTGCTCTGCATGTTGTAGAGAAAATCTTCCATGGCAAAGTCGGGGAAATGCTTCACGGCATCTAGGCGTACGCCATCAAAGCCTTCCTGCTTCTTGTACCACACCAGCCAGTTGCGCACGTTGTTGCGCATGTAGTCGGCGCTCTGGGCCGGGTTGAAAGTGGCATTGGAGCTTTGGCCATACGAGCCGCTGTAGTAGCTCACGTCGGGCCCGAAGTACACCGCATTCCAGTCGCCGGAGGTGGAGTTGTTGCCGGGGTTTGGGTTGAAGTTCTGCCAGTTTTTGGGGAAGCGGCCATTGCGGGCTAAGTAATTAGCTGCGGTTTCATCAGTGGCAGGCTTGCTGTAGCTCACATACCGGAAGTTTTTGTATTTGCTGGTCGAGCCATCTTCCCAGGCCGCTGGGTCCTGGCCGCCCGCACCGCTCTGGGAGCCGGCGCCATCATTATGATTCAGTACAATGTCCTGCACTACCTCGATGCCGTTGGCATGCAGCACCGCCACGGCCCGCAGTAGTTCATCTTTGTTGCCAAGGCGGGTGGCCGTGAAGCCCTTTTGGTACTTATCCCCTAGGTCGTAGTTGTCGAAGGGAGAGTAGCCGTTGCCTTGGTTACCGTTTTTGATGCTCGGCGGCAGCCACACGGCATCAATGCCCATTGCTTTCAGGCGCGGAGCCAGCAGCGCAATGTAGTTGGCCCAGCCATTGGGGTAGTTGGTGTTCCAATAGTCCCACCAGTAGCCTTGAAGCACTACTTTTTGGGCTTTGGCAGGTTGGCCGCCCAGAACCAGAAGGGCAGCCGCAGCCAGGGTGAGCTTGCGCCACCAGGAGTTTGTACCGTTGTACATGAGAGAATGTGGGAATTGGTTGGAAAGAAAAACGACGACTATTCTTCGCCGAAAGGAGCGGATTATAGGATTACAAAGTCGATAAATAAATGGTAAAATATTGATGGTGTATTAGCTAGTTATGGTTCTGCTTTTGCCAGTTTTCCAGGTGGCAAGGAATTTATATAGCGAAATCGGCATTATATTAGATATCAGCTAACGGGGTTCCGATGTATCTGGAATGGTCCGGTTCCCGTAAGACCACACGTAACACGGCTACTCATCCGAGCGGCCGTTTATCTGCAACCGAAACTGACTTGTGTCGATGGAAAATCAGAGTGTAGTTCATCGCCTGCGGCTGAAGCGCCGGGCGCGCCGTATGGCTCGTCGTATATTGCCTTTCGTCGCGTCGTTGTTTATGGCCACACCGCTGGCCGCGCCGGTTGTCAACAGCAAGGCCAATGCGGCTAGCATGTCGAATGCCCTGCCGTCGGCTAAAAGCCTGCAGGCTGCTTTCTTCAGTCAGCAACTGCATGATATGTACCGCGACCTGAATGTGGAAGCACAGGGCCTGCGCTACGAAGTATTTGAAAAAGCCATGACCGGCTATCTGAATCTGCAGCACGACGGCCAGCTTTCCGATGATAAGCAGTTGCTGACGGTAGTTGACTTTGAGTTGCCTAGCACCGAAAAGCGCCTGTGGGTGCTTGATCTGGAAGCTAAGCAGGTCAAGTTCCACACGCTGGTAGCACACGGCCACAACTCCGGGGAGAATGTAGCCACCAACTTCTCTAACCAGAACGAGTCGAACATGAGTAGCCTGGGCTTCTATGTGACGCAGGGCGAATACGTTGGTAAGCACGGACGCTCACTCAAGCTCAATGGCGTAGACGAAGGCTATAACACCAATGCACTGGCTCGTTCTGTGGTCATGCACGGTGCCGATTACGTGAGTGAGGAGTTCATCCAGCAGTATGGTCGCCTGGGCCGTAGCCTCGGGTGCCCGGCCTTGCCCATGGATCAGAAGGACGAAATCATTGAAGCTGTAAACGGCGGCACCTGCCTGTTTTTGAACGGCCCCGACCAATCCTACTCCTCGAAGTATTTGGACGAGGACGTAGCCATGAACACATTGCTGTCGGCCAATAGCTAACAGCCGTTCATAAAGAATAAAAAAAGGCCCGCTGACATGATTTGTCAGCGGGCCTTTTTCTGTTTGGGGTATCAAGAAGGGCCTTAAAGTTTCACTCCGAATTTGTTGCCCACCGTTTCCAGGTCTTTAAGTACTGGCTCCAGCAACGGAATGCCTTCCAGCAGTCGTACGGCAGAGGTTTCACGCTCCGGGTCACCGGGAATAAGCACGTGGCGACCTTCTACTGCCTGCGCGGCCCGGAACGTAGCAATCCAATTGTCCATGTGCGCCTTAAACTCGTCAGCCGGGCGGAAGGCATCCACGCGCATAGCCCCGAAAAAGTGGCCCAGACCCTGGCCCACGGGGTTCTCGGAAGGCTGTAGGAAGACTACGAATGGCGGCACCCATGGTCCGTAGTTCGCGCCACTCAGCACGGCGGAGAATATGTCTACCACCGCGCCCAAGCCATAGCCTTTATGCGAGCCAGTAGCGCCGCCGAGCGGTAGCAGCGCACCACCGTTTTTCACGGCGTTA
This genomic window contains:
- a CDS encoding murein L,D-transpeptidase catalytic domain family protein, giving the protein MLVGKMRGMLWQLVAGLLVGLGLSGCHASASETKALPAAIVSAPNTAQTQSGVAVVPDSLRLTPIVPLANVSDSLHQAVQQLRAKLGPEAAELRLEVLERACVGYLTLRQARKISQPGILAVADMDLPSSEKRLWVLDLQKGEVLHRSHVAHGRGSGKLRAHRFSNVMKSACTALGFYRTQDTYGGKHGLSRRLRGLDAGQNDNALRRYVVLHAADYVSRQHLQRHGQAGYSRGCPALPPDQYRAIIRTVGEGGCLYLSGPGLESKWLDAAAAARQLAARGWR
- a CDS encoding alpha-amylase family glycosyl hydrolase, translated to MYNGTNSWWRKLTLAAAALLVLGGQPAKAQKVVLQGYWWDYWNTNYPNGWANYIALLAPRLKAMGIDAVWLPPSIKNGNQGNGYSPFDNYDLGDKYQKGFTATRLGNKDELLRAVAVLHANGIEVVQDIVLNHNDGAGSQSGAGGQDPAAWEDGSTSKYKNFRYVSYSKPATDETAANYLARNGRFPKNWQNFNPNPGNNSTSGDWNAVYFGPDVSYYSGSYGQSSNATFNPAQSADYMRNNVRNWLVWYKKQEGFDGVRLDAVKHFPDFAMEDFLYNMQSNSGWANGGATMYAVGEWVGSSGQMDGWVSNVQNRAGTFDFSLRNGLYSIVSGGGNFDLGSLPSYQQGTRVVQINGQYVHRTVPFVNNHDTFRPQVSSTGNYTGWNTGSELAPHIDPFDPRLSATYAAALAVDGSPQIFFEDLFNIGNTGKRYSHQPTSATDLPQRSDIENLIWCHQNLRFKDGAYKVRWQAADHLVIERSTKALIGINDNFSTWQNSTVSCDFAPGTVLKDYSGANGTATVTVSGSQTVTINTPPCNGTATGGRRGYSVWAPTGIGTNYTRAAMATTQEWELADDLGDSHASSLKQGGQLPASSTAYRTAGRIYVESGKAVTYTLFPTDATRSLTVELVSGTSTILTSRTGTGNLTGTYTPTATGWITLRAKNSVAANPGQRAFIKATYTAPAVLTSTALREASTLAATAQSALASADLMVYPNPTNSDRIDVVLQSPKELMATLRLVDLLGRPVHEQSVRLYPGSTEQRLRVTRALPAGVYLLNVPELHLSRKVVVK
- a CDS encoding murein L,D-transpeptidase catalytic domain family protein yields the protein MARRILPFVASLFMATPLAAPVVNSKANAASMSNALPSAKSLQAAFFSQQLHDMYRDLNVEAQGLRYEVFEKAMTGYLNLQHDGQLSDDKQLLTVVDFELPSTEKRLWVLDLEAKQVKFHTLVAHGHNSGENVATNFSNQNESNMSSLGFYVTQGEYVGKHGRSLKLNGVDEGYNTNALARSVVMHGADYVSEEFIQQYGRLGRSLGCPALPMDQKDEIIEAVNGGTCLFLNGPDQSYSSKYLDEDVAMNTLLSANS